From one Catenuloplanes nepalensis genomic stretch:
- a CDS encoding antibiotic biosynthesis monooxygenase: MIARVWRGWVRAEDADGYDRHYRAEVLSTLRAVNGFSGARLMRRAVGGEVEFLAITYFTDMDAVHRFAGDDPEAPVIADAVRGLFIRYDTLVRHYEVDFET; this comes from the coding sequence GTGATCGCACGAGTCTGGCGCGGCTGGGTCCGCGCCGAGGACGCCGACGGCTACGACCGGCACTACCGGGCCGAGGTGCTGTCCACGCTGCGCGCGGTGAACGGTTTCAGCGGCGCCCGCCTGATGCGCCGCGCGGTCGGCGGCGAGGTCGAGTTCCTCGCCATCACCTACTTCACCGACATGGACGCGGTCCACCGTTTCGCCGGCGACGACCCGGAGGCCCCGGTGATCGCGGACGCGGTGCGCGGGCTGTTCATCCGCTACGACACGCTCGTCCGCCACTACGAGGTCGACTTCGAGACCTGA
- the dhaL gene encoding dihydroxyacetone kinase subunit DhaL translates to MNVEQARAWIAAIAATVEAEAETLTRLDSAIGDGDHGANLKRGFAAVRTALEGFEAHTVGDVLTKTGATLISKVGGASGPLYGSAFRAMGKTLTSPDVTTEQFGDALDAGLAAIRKLGGAQPGDKTMVDAWLPAVAAFRKKGPQAAATAAEEAARATTDLQARKGRASYLGERSIGHQDPGATSTALIFRALA, encoded by the coding sequence ATGAATGTCGAACAGGCGCGTGCGTGGATCGCGGCGATCGCCGCGACCGTGGAGGCGGAGGCGGAGACGCTGACCCGGCTGGACTCCGCGATCGGCGACGGCGACCACGGCGCGAACCTGAAGCGCGGTTTCGCGGCGGTGCGGACGGCGCTGGAGGGGTTCGAGGCGCATACGGTCGGTGACGTGCTGACCAAGACCGGCGCGACGCTGATCTCGAAGGTCGGCGGCGCGTCCGGACCGCTCTACGGCTCCGCGTTCCGGGCCATGGGCAAGACGCTGACCAGCCCGGACGTCACCACGGAGCAATTCGGCGACGCGCTCGACGCCGGACTGGCCGCGATCCGGAAGCTGGGCGGTGCGCAGCCCGGCGACAAGACCATGGTCGACGCGTGGTTACCGGCGGTCGCGGCGTTCCGGAAGAAGGGCCCGCAGGCGGCCGCGACCGCGGCGGAGGAGGCGGCACGCGCGACCACCGACCTGCAGGCCCGCAAGGGACGCGCGTCCTACCTCGGTGAACGCAGCATCGGCCATCAGGATCCGGGGGCGACGTCGACCGCGCTGATCTTTCGGGCACTGGCCTGA
- the dhaK gene encoding dihydroxyacetone kinase subunit DhaK produces the protein MKKFINDPGDVVAQALAGLAAAHPELRVDPDNQLVIRGDAPVRGKAGIVSGGGSGHEPLHGGFVGLGMLDAACAGEVFTSPVPDAILAATRAADGGAGVLHVVKNYTGDVLNFEMAAELAGDEGITVETVLVDDDVAVQDSTWTAGRRGTGATLIVEKVIGALAEEGASLKDVAATGRAVNERSGSFAVALTAATTPAAGQPGFDLPDDEMEVGVGIHGEPGRRRAKVTRASEIATLMVDAILEAKPAQGRAIVLLNGLGGTPLLELYLLYGEVATILAGRNIEIARSLVGNYVTSLDMAGASLTICHADDEILRLWDAPVRTPGLRWGL, from the coding sequence ATGAAGAAGTTCATCAACGATCCGGGTGACGTGGTGGCGCAGGCGCTGGCGGGTCTGGCCGCAGCCCACCCCGAGCTGCGTGTAGACCCTGATAACCAACTGGTGATCCGCGGGGACGCGCCGGTCCGCGGCAAGGCGGGCATCGTGTCCGGCGGCGGCTCCGGGCACGAGCCGCTGCACGGCGGGTTCGTCGGCTTGGGGATGCTGGACGCGGCCTGTGCCGGTGAGGTGTTCACCTCCCCGGTGCCGGACGCGATCCTGGCCGCCACCCGCGCGGCCGACGGCGGTGCGGGCGTGCTGCACGTCGTCAAGAACTACACCGGCGATGTGCTCAACTTCGAGATGGCGGCGGAATTGGCCGGCGACGAGGGGATCACGGTGGAGACCGTGCTGGTCGACGACGACGTGGCCGTGCAGGACTCCACCTGGACCGCGGGCCGGCGCGGCACCGGCGCCACGCTGATCGTGGAGAAGGTGATCGGTGCGCTGGCCGAGGAGGGCGCGTCGCTGAAGGACGTGGCCGCGACCGGGCGCGCGGTGAACGAGCGGTCCGGCTCGTTCGCGGTGGCGCTGACCGCGGCGACCACGCCCGCGGCCGGGCAGCCCGGCTTCGACCTGCCGGACGACGAGATGGAGGTCGGCGTCGGCATTCACGGCGAGCCCGGCCGCCGGCGCGCGAAGGTGACGCGGGCGAGCGAGATCGCGACGCTGATGGTGGACGCGATCCTGGAGGCGAAACCCGCGCAGGGCAGGGCGATCGTGCTGCTCAACGGGCTCGGCGGCACACCGCTGCTGGAGCTCTACCTGCTCTACGGCGAGGTGGCGACCATCCTGGCCGGGAGGAACATCGAGATCGCCAGGAGCCTCGTCGGCAACTACGTCACCAGCCTGGACATGGCCGGGGCGTCGCTCACGATCTGCCACGCGGACGACGAGATCCTGCGGTTGTGGGACGCTCCCGTCCGTACCCCCGGATTGCGCTGGGGGTTGTGA
- a CDS encoding FAD-dependent oxidoreductase — protein MKEQYDVVVIGGGAAGLSGALALTRARRSVLVVDAGEPRNAPAGHVHNYLGRENTPPAELLRIGRAEVASYGGEFLDAAVADVTGDADHGFIVTAGDASVGARRILVTTGLTDELPDIPGLAERFGRDVLHCPYCHGYEVRDQAIGIIATGPMAVHGALLWGQWTGDVALFPHDGFTITDEQREQLAARRVRIVEGRIAGVEVTGDRLTGVRLDSGEIVPRDALVVQTGVRPRDELLLRLGIVAEEKRMGPISIGAFVPVAPTGATSVPGVFAAGNVVDPMAQVIVAAGSGLMAGAALNMDLIEQDTRRAVAFQRLGVSGDDPAELFSRDYWEQRYERRGHMFSGDPNAHLVSDVAGLVPGRALDAGCGEGGDAIWLARQGWETTAVDISATALARAAEHAATAGVTVTWEQGDLTEWTPEPGAYDLVSSQFVHMYGHAAEDLYRRLGSGVATGGTLLVVNHSYTDVAQPRLNRPDLPEMFMTAAQIAATLKPDEWDIEVAEERTRPANGTTVHDVVVRAKRR, from the coding sequence GTGAAAGAGCAGTACGACGTGGTGGTCATCGGCGGCGGGGCCGCCGGGCTGAGCGGTGCGCTCGCGCTCACCCGGGCGCGCCGCTCGGTCCTGGTCGTCGACGCGGGTGAGCCGCGCAACGCACCGGCCGGGCACGTGCACAACTACCTGGGCCGGGAGAACACGCCGCCGGCCGAGCTGCTGCGGATCGGGCGCGCGGAGGTCGCGTCCTACGGTGGTGAGTTCCTGGACGCGGCCGTCGCCGACGTGACCGGCGACGCCGACCACGGCTTCATCGTGACGGCGGGCGACGCCTCCGTCGGGGCGCGCCGGATCCTGGTCACCACCGGGCTGACCGACGAGCTGCCGGACATCCCCGGGCTGGCCGAGCGGTTCGGGCGCGACGTGCTGCACTGCCCCTACTGCCACGGGTACGAGGTGCGTGACCAGGCGATCGGCATCATCGCGACCGGCCCGATGGCGGTGCACGGCGCGCTGCTCTGGGGCCAGTGGACCGGCGACGTCGCACTCTTCCCGCACGACGGCTTCACGATCACGGACGAGCAGCGCGAGCAACTGGCCGCGCGCAGGGTCCGGATCGTCGAGGGCCGCATCGCCGGCGTGGAGGTCACCGGCGACCGGCTGACCGGCGTCCGGCTGGACTCCGGCGAGATCGTGCCGCGGGACGCGCTGGTGGTGCAGACCGGTGTGCGGCCGCGCGACGAGCTGCTGCTCCGGCTCGGCATCGTCGCGGAGGAGAAGCGGATGGGCCCGATCTCGATCGGTGCGTTCGTCCCGGTCGCGCCGACCGGCGCCACGAGCGTGCCCGGCGTCTTCGCGGCCGGCAACGTGGTCGACCCGATGGCGCAGGTGATCGTGGCGGCCGGGAGCGGGCTGATGGCCGGCGCCGCGCTGAACATGGACCTGATCGAGCAGGACACCCGGCGCGCGGTCGCGTTCCAGCGGCTCGGCGTGAGCGGCGACGACCCGGCCGAGCTGTTCTCCCGCGACTACTGGGAGCAGCGGTACGAGCGGCGCGGCCACATGTTCAGCGGCGACCCCAACGCGCATCTGGTCAGCGACGTGGCCGGACTCGTGCCGGGCCGCGCGCTGGACGCCGGCTGCGGCGAGGGCGGCGACGCGATCTGGCTGGCGCGGCAGGGCTGGGAGACCACCGCGGTGGACATCTCCGCCACCGCGCTCGCCCGCGCCGCCGAGCACGCGGCCACGGCCGGCGTGACCGTCACCTGGGAGCAGGGCGACCTCACCGAGTGGACGCCGGAGCCGGGCGCGTACGACCTGGTCAGCTCGCAGTTCGTGCACATGTACGGGCACGCGGCCGAGGATCTCTACCGGCGACTCGGGTCCGGCGTGGCCACGGGCGGCACGCTGCTCGTCGTCAACCACAGCTACACCGACGTGGCGCAGCCGCGGCTCAACCGCCCCGACCTGCCCGAGATGTTCATGACCGCGGCGCAGATCGCCGCCACGCTCAAGCCGGATGAATGGGACATCGAGGTGGCCGAGGAGCGAACCCGGCCCGCGAACGGCACCACGGTGCACGACGTGGTGGTCCGGGCGAAACGCCGCTGA
- a CDS encoding YnfA family protein: MDIVRSLLLFGLAALAEIGGAWLIWQGWRENRGLWWIAAGVIALGIYGFVATFQPDPNFGRILAAYGGVFVAGSLAWAVVVDKFRPDRWDLIGAALCLAGVAVIMYAPRGDAG; the protein is encoded by the coding sequence GTGGACATCGTGCGATCACTGCTGCTGTTCGGCCTCGCGGCGCTGGCCGAGATCGGTGGCGCGTGGCTGATCTGGCAGGGCTGGCGGGAGAACCGTGGCCTGTGGTGGATCGCGGCCGGTGTGATCGCGCTCGGCATCTACGGCTTCGTGGCGACGTTCCAGCCGGACCCGAACTTCGGCCGGATTCTGGCCGCGTACGGCGGGGTGTTCGTGGCCGGCTCGCTGGCCTGGGCCGTGGTCGTGGACAAGTTCCGCCCGGACCGGTGGGACCTGATCGGCGCCGCGCTCTGCCTGGCCGGCGTCGCCGTGATCATGTACGCCCCGCGAGGGGATGCGGGCTGA
- a CDS encoding dienelactone hydrolase family protein, with protein sequence MKRRAFAALPAAALLPAATASLSDAAPARAASAPAGPMTAGPGTPLGSFESPGVVHGNLPAFYERLRADLTYPDAWGNSPIRDFGAWRRHARALVERHLVHPADDRLPFRPHVLDEQKTTRGYVRRLVAFDLTRYSRVRAALLTPDRPGPHPAVLLLHDHGSRFDIGKEKFVEPWWDETRLASAREWTTRLMSGRFVADELAARGYAVLAVDTLGWGDRAGLTYDAQQALAGNLYELGSSPAGLAAREDARAAAFLASLPQVDRRRIGAIGFSMGAFRAWQVAALSDHVAAAVSACWLTTVADMMVVGNNTLRGQSAFWMLHPGLTRHLDIPDVATIAAPKPLMAFDGADDTLFTRAGVAAAHARLHEVWSSQRATRNLLTKIYPGKGHVFDADMQEESFTWLDHALRR encoded by the coding sequence ATGAAGCGCCGTGCCTTCGCCGCCCTTCCCGCCGCCGCGCTGCTGCCGGCCGCCACCGCATCTCTCAGCGACGCCGCGCCGGCCCGGGCAGCCTCCGCACCGGCCGGCCCCATGACAGCCGGCCCCGGCACGCCGCTCGGCTCGTTCGAGTCACCCGGCGTCGTCCACGGCAACCTGCCCGCGTTCTACGAGCGGCTGCGCGCCGACCTGACGTACCCCGATGCCTGGGGTAACTCCCCGATCCGCGACTTCGGCGCGTGGCGCCGGCACGCCCGCGCGCTCGTCGAGCGCCACCTCGTCCACCCCGCCGACGACCGGCTCCCGTTCCGGCCGCACGTGCTCGACGAGCAGAAGACCACCCGGGGTTACGTGCGGCGCCTGGTCGCGTTCGACCTCACCCGCTACAGCCGGGTGCGCGCCGCGCTGCTCACGCCGGACCGCCCCGGCCCGCACCCGGCCGTGCTGCTGCTGCACGACCACGGCTCCCGCTTCGACATCGGCAAGGAGAAATTCGTCGAGCCGTGGTGGGACGAGACGCGCCTGGCCTCCGCCCGGGAGTGGACGACCCGTCTGATGAGCGGCCGTTTCGTCGCCGACGAGCTGGCCGCCCGGGGTTACGCGGTGCTCGCCGTCGACACGCTCGGCTGGGGCGACCGCGCCGGCCTCACCTACGATGCGCAGCAGGCGCTGGCGGGCAACCTCTACGAGCTCGGTTCGTCCCCCGCCGGCCTGGCCGCGCGCGAGGACGCCCGCGCCGCCGCGTTCCTGGCCTCGCTGCCGCAGGTCGACCGCCGCCGGATCGGCGCGATCGGCTTCTCGATGGGTGCGTTCCGCGCGTGGCAGGTCGCCGCGCTCTCCGACCACGTCGCCGCCGCCGTCTCCGCCTGCTGGCTCACCACGGTCGCCGACATGATGGTGGTCGGCAACAACACGTTGCGTGGCCAGTCCGCGTTCTGGATGCTGCACCCCGGCCTGACCCGCCACCTGGACATCCCGGACGTGGCCACGATCGCCGCCCCCAAGCCGCTGATGGCCTTCGACGGCGCCGACGACACGCTCTTCACCCGGGCGGGCGTGGCCGCCGCCCACGCCCGCCTGCACGAGGTCTGGTCCTCCCAGCGCGCGAC
- a CDS encoding excalibur calcium-binding domain-containing protein: protein MTDKRYKTCQEVLADGLGPYREGADPEYAWYTDADDDGVVCERSSSGGGSSSGGGSSSGGGSGDAGGGGVYYKNCAAARAAGAAPVRVGEPGYGSHLDRDGDGVGCE, encoded by the coding sequence GTGACGGACAAGCGGTACAAGACGTGCCAGGAGGTCCTGGCCGACGGACTGGGGCCCTATCGGGAAGGCGCGGACCCGGAGTACGCCTGGTATACCGACGCGGACGATGACGGCGTGGTGTGCGAGCGATCCTCGTCCGGCGGTGGTTCGTCATCGGGCGGTGGTTCGTCATCGGGCGGCGGGTCCGGTGACGCCGGGGGCGGCGGCGTCTACTACAAGAACTGTGCCGCGGCCCGTGCCGCCGGTGCCGCGCCGGTCCGCGTCGGCGAACCCGGCTACGGCTCGCACCTCGACCGCGACGGCGACGGCGTCGGCTGCGAGTAG
- a CDS encoding alpha/beta fold hydrolase yields the protein MNSSFTTPDAQERFLALYRPALAPFPSSTSIPTPFGTAVAHHAGAATGTPVVLLSGAGGNAVAWHRYIAPLGRNHPVIALDLIGEPGLAEQTRPLTTAAEAIECLTATLDGLDAPRMHLAGMSYGGWAALRYALAAPSRVAGLTLLDPAGFGRVTAGFMAWVIAGGLAGLAPRALRHRLAGPARNATLRDDHLAALLPSLMAFRRRIPAPAVFTDEELASIGAPAMFLLGEHSALYPAAAAAARLESVMPAARVEIIKGASHDVPTYAPELVAARMTDFLDSAHHGQ from the coding sequence ATGAACTCGTCGTTCACCACCCCCGACGCTCAGGAGCGCTTCCTCGCCCTCTACCGCCCCGCGCTCGCCCCGTTCCCCTCGTCGACGTCGATCCCCACGCCGTTCGGCACGGCCGTCGCGCACCACGCCGGCGCGGCCACCGGCACGCCGGTCGTGCTGCTGTCCGGCGCGGGCGGCAACGCCGTGGCCTGGCACCGATACATCGCACCACTCGGCCGGAACCACCCGGTGATCGCGCTGGACCTGATCGGCGAGCCCGGCCTGGCGGAGCAGACCCGGCCGCTCACCACCGCGGCCGAGGCGATCGAGTGCCTCACCGCCACGCTCGACGGGCTGGACGCGCCGCGCATGCACCTGGCCGGCATGTCCTACGGCGGGTGGGCCGCCCTGCGCTACGCGCTCGCCGCGCCGTCCCGGGTGGCCGGCCTGACGCTGCTCGACCCGGCCGGGTTCGGGCGGGTGACCGCGGGCTTCATGGCGTGGGTGATCGCCGGCGGGCTGGCCGGTCTGGCACCGCGCGCGCTGCGCCACCGGCTCGCCGGCCCGGCGCGGAACGCGACGCTCCGCGACGATCACCTTGCCGCGCTGCTGCCGTCACTGATGGCGTTCCGGCGGCGGATCCCGGCGCCGGCCGTGTTCACCGACGAGGAGCTGGCATCGATCGGCGCGCCCGCGATGTTCCTGCTCGGCGAGCACAGCGCGCTCTACCCGGCCGCGGCCGCCGCGGCCCGGCTGGAGTCGGTGATGCCGGCGGCCCGCGTGGAGATCATCAAGGGTGCGTCGCACGACGTGCCCACCTACGCACCGGAGCTGGTCGCGGCGCGGATGACCGACTTCCTCGACTCAGCCCATCATGGACAGTAA
- a CDS encoding NAD-dependent epimerase/dehydratase family protein codes for MTVLVTGGSGFLGAHCVAHLLRLGHDVRATVRSPARADAVRAAVGGPAGPSSVDGLSFTVADLTADDGWDAAVAGCDAVLHVASPFPAGEPRRADDVIGPARDGTLRVLRAARDAGVRRTVVTSSFAAVGYGRRAPGHVFREDDWSDAPAGAYIRSKLIAERAAWDFAGRHGTALTVINPTGILGPPLSRDYSLYVTLIEQMLNGRLPALPRLSYGLVDVRDVADLHARALTDPAAVGERFIAVAGQMSLDRIAALLRARLGPAARRVSTRTLPDGLVRLAARVSPRMALIVPDLGVERPTTSDKARAVLDWAPRSIDESILDTATRLSRLGLLRTPIRS; via the coding sequence GTGACCGTGCTCGTCACCGGCGGGTCCGGGTTCCTCGGCGCGCACTGCGTCGCGCATCTGCTGCGGCTCGGGCACGACGTGCGGGCCACGGTGCGGTCGCCTGCCCGCGCCGATGCGGTCCGCGCGGCGGTCGGGGGGCCGGCCGGTCCGTCGTCTGTGGACGGTCTATCGTTCACGGTCGCGGATCTGACCGCGGATGACGGGTGGGACGCGGCCGTCGCCGGGTGCGATGCGGTGCTGCACGTGGCGTCGCCGTTCCCGGCGGGTGAGCCGCGGCGGGCGGACGACGTGATCGGACCGGCCCGGGACGGCACGCTGCGAGTGCTGCGCGCGGCCCGGGACGCGGGCGTTCGCCGTACCGTGGTGACCTCGTCCTTCGCGGCCGTCGGCTACGGCCGGCGGGCACCCGGGCACGTCTTCCGCGAGGACGACTGGAGCGACGCGCCGGCCGGTGCCTACATCCGGTCCAAGCTGATCGCCGAGCGTGCCGCCTGGGACTTCGCCGGCCGGCACGGAACCGCGCTCACCGTGATCAACCCGACCGGCATCCTCGGGCCGCCGCTGAGCCGGGACTACTCGCTCTACGTCACGCTGATCGAGCAGATGCTCAACGGCCGGTTGCCCGCGCTACCGCGTCTCTCCTACGGCCTGGTCGACGTCCGGGACGTGGCGGATCTGCACGCGCGCGCCCTCACCGACCCGGCCGCCGTGGGCGAGCGGTTCATCGCCGTCGCGGGCCAGATGTCGCTCGACCGGATCGCCGCGCTGCTGCGCGCCCGCCTCGGCCCCGCCGCCCGCCGGGTCTCCACGCGCACGCTGCCCGACGGGCTGGTCCGCCTCGCGGCCCGGGTCAGCCCGCGGATGGCCCTGATCGTGCCGGACCTCGGCGTGGAACGACCGACCACGAGCGACAAGGCGCGCGCGGTGCTCGACTGGGCGCCGCGGTCGATCGACGAGTCCATTCTCGACACTGCCACCCGCCTGTCCCGGCTCGGCCTTCTGCGTACCCCGATCCGTTCATGA
- a CDS encoding GNAT family N-acetyltransferase gives MPARPLPVLCRPNDLHVAQTARLWIVTGRVTDHARWTRQLADDPEPAAEWPAELLRQGRGVLLGPVADSIAYGEGQALMPIDPSRLFIAAISRSTHHLIGGMTLTGDELLGGIGRTHRRQGYGREMLAAVCQLAHRHFDVPRLTAVSAPGNEAARRWLAGAGFTPDGTAGVTLDGTAGFTSDGTAGVTPDGAGWERSDAGHSLRCPRPRSASAR, from the coding sequence GTGCCCGCCCGTCCGCTGCCCGTGCTGTGCCGGCCGAACGACCTGCACGTGGCGCAGACCGCCCGGTTGTGGATCGTCACCGGCCGCGTGACCGACCACGCGCGGTGGACCCGGCAGCTGGCCGACGACCCCGAGCCCGCCGCGGAGTGGCCGGCCGAGCTGCTGCGGCAGGGACGCGGCGTGCTGCTCGGCCCGGTCGCCGACTCCATCGCGTACGGCGAAGGCCAAGCGCTGATGCCGATCGACCCGAGCCGGCTGTTCATCGCCGCGATCAGCCGCTCGACGCACCATCTCATCGGCGGCATGACCCTGACCGGCGACGAGCTTCTCGGCGGAATCGGCCGAACCCACCGACGCCAGGGGTACGGTCGCGAGATGCTGGCCGCGGTGTGCCAGCTCGCCCACCGCCACTTCGACGTCCCACGCCTGACCGCGGTCAGCGCGCCGGGCAACGAGGCCGCCCGCCGCTGGCTGGCCGGCGCCGGCTTCACCCCCGACGGCACCGCCGGCGTCACCCTGGACGGCACCGCCGGCTTCACCTCGGACGGCACCGCCGGCGTCACCCCGGACGGTGCCGGCTGGGAGCGAAGCGATGCGGGCCACAGCCTCCGCTGTCCTCGCCCACGCTCGGCGTCCGCCCGGTAA
- a CDS encoding DUF1697 domain-containing protein, which produces MTTYALLLRGINVGRNRRVGMADLRALLAEQGFGDVATLLQSGNVVLTTDRSRAELRSEVEAAIEKRFGFAVDVIVRDRAELAAVYALNPLADVAHDGSRYAVTFLHEPFAPDLGGVDRGDDRFAAHGRELYVWCPHGLSDSPVMTALSKIKNGPPATVRNWNTVEKLLSMMG; this is translated from the coding sequence GTGACCACGTATGCGTTGCTGCTCCGCGGGATAAACGTCGGCCGGAACCGGCGGGTGGGGATGGCCGACCTGCGGGCGCTGCTCGCCGAGCAGGGTTTCGGTGACGTCGCCACGCTGCTGCAGTCCGGCAACGTCGTGCTGACCACGGACCGATCGCGTGCGGAGTTGCGGAGCGAGGTGGAGGCCGCGATCGAGAAGCGGTTCGGCTTCGCGGTCGACGTGATCGTCCGGGATCGGGCCGAGCTGGCCGCCGTGTACGCGCTCAATCCGCTCGCGGACGTGGCGCACGACGGCTCACGATATGCGGTGACGTTCCTGCACGAGCCGTTCGCGCCCGACCTCGGTGGTGTCGACCGGGGGGACGACCGGTTCGCGGCCCACGGCCGGGAGCTCTACGTCTGGTGCCCGCACGGTCTCAGTGACAGCCCGGTGATGACGGCACTCTCGAAGATCAAGAACGGCCCGCCCGCGACGGTACGGAACTGGAACACCGTCGAGAAGTTACTGTCCATGATGGGCTGA
- a CDS encoding TetR/AcrR family transcriptional regulator, producing the protein MPKRVDHDERKRHIAGALLRIAEERGLQHASMREVATAAGVSVRLVQYYFHTKDELLLASLGYLAEQLGDRMKSRLTATMEPRAFVTELLLAVLPADAESVRITRTFAAFYSLALAEPHLSEQGMNYPDGLERVVASQLRTAGIAEPVLSAAGLLALTNGLGSSVLSGQRDAASATEVLRHHLDLVFDRAAVS; encoded by the coding sequence ATGCCGAAGCGAGTGGACCACGACGAGCGGAAGCGGCACATCGCCGGAGCCCTGCTGCGCATCGCGGAGGAGCGCGGCCTGCAACACGCCAGCATGCGCGAGGTCGCCACGGCCGCCGGCGTCTCCGTCCGCCTGGTGCAGTACTACTTCCACACCAAGGACGAGCTGCTGCTGGCCTCGCTCGGCTACCTCGCGGAGCAGCTCGGCGACCGGATGAAGTCGCGCCTCACGGCTACGATGGAGCCGCGCGCGTTCGTCACCGAGCTGCTGCTGGCCGTGCTGCCGGCCGACGCCGAGAGCGTGCGCATCACGCGCACGTTCGCCGCGTTCTACAGCCTGGCCCTGGCCGAGCCGCACCTGAGCGAGCAGGGCATGAACTATCCGGACGGCCTGGAACGCGTGGTCGCGTCGCAGTTGCGCACGGCGGGGATCGCGGAGCCGGTGCTGTCGGCCGCCGGTCTGCTGGCGCTGACGAACGGTCTCGGCTCCAGCGTGCTCAGCGGCCAGCGCGACGCCGCATCCGCGACGGAAGTCCTCCGCCACCACCTGGACCTGGTCTTCGACCGGGCGGCGGTTTCGTGA
- a CDS encoding VOC family protein, whose translation MGEIAAGLTRQHASDTVHDLGWRYVFGAVSTAVRTRDLAEAATLLTRLATVDGAAAHLRADLRADRVLLTLSTWPARRLTPEALGLAAALTTEIRAAGLTPDAVTDPAVQALEIAIDTLDADAIRPFWRAVLGYEGDTDLHDPRGQGPAVWFQRMDTPRPQRNRLHLDINVPHDVAPSRIAAALAAGGTLLSDAEAPAFRVLTDAEGNEACICSWEARDSQPT comes from the coding sequence ATGGGTGAGATCGCCGCGGGCCTGACCCGCCAGCACGCCTCCGACACCGTGCACGACCTGGGCTGGCGTTACGTCTTCGGCGCGGTCAGCACGGCCGTCCGGACCCGCGACCTCGCCGAGGCGGCCACGCTCCTGACCCGCCTCGCCACCGTCGACGGCGCCGCCGCCCATCTGCGGGCCGACCTGCGCGCCGACCGCGTCCTGCTCACGCTGAGCACCTGGCCGGCCCGGCGGCTGACGCCGGAGGCGCTGGGTCTCGCCGCCGCCCTCACCACCGAGATCCGCGCCGCCGGCCTCACGCCCGACGCCGTCACCGATCCCGCGGTCCAGGCCCTGGAAATCGCCATCGACACGCTCGATGCCGACGCGATCCGCCCGTTCTGGCGTGCGGTCCTCGGCTACGAGGGCGACACCGACCTGCACGATCCCCGCGGCCAGGGTCCCGCGGTCTGGTTCCAGCGGATGGACACCCCTCGTCCCCAGCGCAACCGCCTGCACCTCGACATCAACGTTCCGCACGACGTCGCCCCCAGCCGCATCGCGGCAGCTCTCGCCGCCGGCGGCACCCTGCTCTCGGACGCCGAGGCCCCGGCCTTCCGGGTCCTCACCGACGCCGAGGGCAACGAGGCCTGCATCTGCAGCTGGGAAGCCCGCGACTCCCAGCCCACCTGA
- the dhaM gene encoding dihydroxyacetone kinase phosphoryl donor subunit DhaM has protein sequence MVGIVLISHSGRLVDGLRELLTELSKGVVAVETAGGTAGGGLGTSEELILGAIARADHGDGVLLLADIGSSVLTALTILDDLDRADLRLADAPLVEGGVAAVVTASIGAPLSAVVASAEESRSAGKLP, from the coding sequence ATGGTGGGGATAGTGCTCATTTCGCACAGCGGCCGGCTCGTGGACGGCCTCCGGGAGCTCCTCACCGAGCTGAGCAAGGGCGTGGTCGCGGTCGAGACGGCCGGCGGTACCGCGGGCGGCGGGCTCGGCACCAGCGAGGAGCTGATCCTGGGCGCGATCGCGCGCGCGGACCACGGCGACGGCGTGCTGCTGCTGGCCGACATCGGCAGCTCGGTGCTGACCGCACTGACCATTCTGGACGACCTCGACCGCGCCGACCTGCGGCTGGCCGACGCCCCGCTGGTCGAGGGCGGCGTCGCCGCGGTGGTCACCGCCTCCATCGGCGCACCGCTCTCCGCGGTCGTCGCCTCCGCCGAGGAGTCCCGCTCCGCGGGCAAACTCCCATGA